A stretch of Nonomuraea africana DNA encodes these proteins:
- a CDS encoding PP2C family protein-serine/threonine phosphatase encodes MGGPQPPLPSRDDRRPGGPMTAAELLQQLTDQLRRRESAETLSVQLAHAQRLGNMGWAEWNLRTGEAVWSDHVYVIFGRDPAAGPVGLPELAEHVEPADLAALDQLLWTVGQGVDPVQAEFRIRRGNEVRNLRVVLEPLVGAGETTGVHGVVQDITGRRRAERIMSESRRQLIEARERAAEERNVMIALREAILPEPVGCLDLPRTRVAVRYLPAEKAANLGGDWFEAAGLPDGQVLLAIGDVSGHGLPAIAHMAQLRHALIGLTMTGHRADQLLSWLNELVMHRLHDTTATALIGHLDTSTNVFTWGQAGHLAPILVRDGTAEQLDPPRGVLLGAVCDQPYELASIELRPDDLLLMFTDGLVERRTRDLDEGLALAVSAARELPGYDLDAGLDQLVASVGGPNPEDDTCLLAVGIRHH; translated from the coding sequence GTGGGCGGCCCTCAGCCACCCCTTCCCTCCAGAGACGACCGGCGGCCCGGCGGGCCGATGACGGCCGCCGAGCTCCTGCAGCAGCTCACCGACCAGCTCCGGCGGCGCGAGTCCGCCGAGACGTTGTCCGTCCAGCTGGCCCACGCCCAGCGGCTGGGCAACATGGGCTGGGCCGAGTGGAACCTGCGCACGGGCGAGGCCGTCTGGTCCGACCACGTGTACGTGATCTTCGGTAGGGACCCGGCGGCGGGCCCCGTCGGCCTGCCCGAGCTGGCCGAGCACGTCGAGCCTGCCGATCTGGCCGCGCTCGACCAGCTGCTGTGGACCGTCGGCCAGGGCGTCGACCCCGTGCAGGCGGAGTTCAGGATCAGGCGCGGCAACGAGGTGCGCAACCTGCGCGTCGTGCTCGAGCCGCTGGTCGGAGCCGGTGAGACCACCGGCGTGCACGGGGTCGTCCAGGACATCACCGGACGGCGCAGGGCCGAGCGCATCATGTCCGAATCACGCCGCCAGCTGATCGAGGCCCGCGAACGGGCCGCCGAGGAGCGCAACGTGATGATCGCGCTGCGCGAGGCCATCCTGCCCGAGCCCGTCGGCTGCCTCGACCTGCCCCGCACCCGCGTGGCGGTGCGCTACCTGCCCGCCGAGAAGGCCGCCAACCTGGGCGGCGACTGGTTCGAGGCGGCCGGGCTGCCCGACGGCCAGGTCCTGCTGGCCATCGGCGACGTCTCGGGGCACGGCCTGCCCGCGATCGCGCACATGGCCCAGCTGCGCCACGCCCTCATCGGGCTGACCATGACGGGCCACCGGGCCGACCAGCTCCTCTCCTGGCTCAACGAGCTCGTGATGCACCGCCTGCACGACACCACGGCCACCGCGCTGATCGGCCACCTCGACACCTCGACCAACGTGTTCACCTGGGGTCAGGCCGGGCACCTCGCGCCGATCCTGGTCAGGGACGGCACCGCCGAGCAGCTCGACCCGCCGCGCGGGGTGCTGCTGGGGGCGGTGTGCGACCAGCCGTACGAGCTGGCCAGCATCGAGCTGCGCCCCGACGACCTGCTGCTGATGTTCACCGACGGGCTGGTGGAGCGGCGCACCCGCGACCTGGACGAGGGGCTCGCCCTCGCCGTCTCGGCCGCCCGCGAGCTGCCAGGCTACGACCTCGACGCGGGCCTCGACCAGCTGGTGGCCAGCGTCGGCGGGCCCAACCCCGAGGACGACACCTGCCTGCTCGCCGTCGGCATCCGCCACCACTGA
- a CDS encoding 5'-3' exonuclease: MLLDTPSLYFRAFYGIPESMTAPDGMPVNAVRGLIDMVATLVRTHSPAELVATMDADWRPAFRVAAIPTYKAHRVAFGHTEEVPDTLVPQIPVIEQVLDAVGIARLQSEGYEADDVIGTLTHQARGAVDIVTGDRDLFQLVDDSRPVRVLYTARGVRNLQVVDEAFVTAKYGIPGRGYADFATLRGDPSDGLPGVAGVGEKTAASLITRFGSLEAILAALDAGQSDGFPAGCRTKLAAARDYLRVAPAVVKVADSAPLPSADLTLPAKPRDPEALVRLADRYGLDSPLNRLLDALTGGSLPKSI, from the coding sequence ATGCTTCTCGACACCCCGTCGCTCTACTTCCGCGCCTTCTACGGCATCCCGGAGTCGATGACGGCGCCCGACGGCATGCCCGTCAACGCGGTGCGCGGCCTCATCGACATGGTCGCCACGCTGGTCCGCACGCACTCCCCCGCGGAGCTCGTGGCCACCATGGACGCCGACTGGCGCCCCGCCTTCCGCGTGGCGGCGATCCCGACCTACAAGGCGCACCGGGTCGCCTTCGGGCACACCGAGGAGGTCCCCGACACGCTGGTGCCACAGATCCCCGTCATCGAGCAGGTCCTCGACGCGGTGGGCATCGCCCGCCTGCAGTCCGAGGGCTACGAGGCCGACGACGTCATCGGCACCCTCACCCATCAGGCCCGTGGCGCGGTCGACATCGTGACCGGCGACCGCGACCTGTTCCAGCTGGTCGACGACTCCCGCCCGGTGCGGGTGCTCTACACCGCTCGCGGGGTGCGCAACCTGCAGGTGGTCGACGAGGCCTTCGTCACCGCCAAGTACGGCATCCCTGGGCGCGGCTACGCCGACTTCGCCACGCTGCGCGGCGACCCGAGCGACGGGCTGCCGGGGGTCGCCGGCGTCGGGGAGAAGACGGCCGCCTCCCTGATCACCAGGTTCGGTTCCCTCGAGGCGATCCTGGCCGCGCTCGACGCCGGCCAGAGCGACGGGTTCCCGGCCGGCTGCCGCACCAAGCTGGCCGCCGCCCGCGACTATCTGCGGGTCGCCCCCGCCGTGGTCAAGGTCGCCGACTCCGCGCCGCTCCCCTCAGCCGATCTCACCCTGCCCGCCAAGCCCCGAGACCCCGAGGCCCTGGTCCGGCTGGCCGACCGCTACGGGCTCGACTCCCCGCTCAACCGCCTGCTCGACGCGCTGACCGGCGGATCTTTGCCTAAATCGATTTAG
- a CDS encoding class I SAM-dependent methyltransferase, translated as MSDRQKITLTGAQETLLATLYGRALDTRARRPTLGDEAAVRAMRRIDYDFRRTGMTATTAAGVALRARQLDEWVVEFLADQPESTVLHLACGLDTRAHRISRPATVRWIDVDFPEVVELRERLLPVPEGDYRQIGASVTGEEWLEQVPADRPVVTVFEGLSMYLREEEGRRLIQRVTGRFPGGQLLFDVYGSLGIRMQKLVPAVRNSGATLHWGVDDPKVIEGWHEGLVCLDALRSVDMPGIELMPPAGRAQMWVLARIPGLRDVGRILRYRF; from the coding sequence ATGAGCGACCGCCAGAAGATCACCCTTACCGGCGCCCAGGAGACCCTGCTCGCCACCCTCTACGGCAGGGCGCTCGACACCCGCGCCCGCAGGCCCACCCTGGGCGACGAGGCGGCCGTCAGGGCGATGCGGCGGATCGACTACGACTTCCGCAGGACCGGGATGACGGCGACGACGGCCGCCGGGGTCGCGCTGCGGGCCAGGCAGCTCGACGAATGGGTCGTCGAGTTCCTGGCCGACCAGCCCGAGTCGACGGTCCTGCACCTCGCCTGCGGCCTCGACACCAGGGCGCACCGGATCTCCAGGCCGGCCACCGTCCGGTGGATCGACGTCGACTTTCCCGAGGTGGTCGAGCTGCGCGAGCGTCTCCTGCCGGTCCCCGAGGGCGACTACCGGCAGATCGGCGCCTCGGTGACCGGCGAGGAGTGGCTGGAGCAGGTGCCCGCGGACCGTCCCGTCGTGACGGTCTTCGAGGGGCTGTCGATGTACCTGCGCGAGGAGGAGGGGCGGCGGCTCATCCAGCGCGTCACCGGTCGCTTCCCCGGCGGGCAGCTCTTGTTCGACGTCTACGGGTCGCTGGGCATCAGGATGCAGAAGCTGGTGCCCGCGGTCCGTAACTCCGGGGCGACCCTGCACTGGGGCGTCGACGACCCCAAGGTGATCGAGGGCTGGCACGAGGGGCTGGTCTGCCTCGACGCGCTGCGCAGCGTCGACATGCCTGGCATCGAGCTGATGCCGCCGGCGGGCAGGGCGCAGATGTGGGTGCTGGCGCGCATCCCGGGGCTCAGGGACGTGGGCCGGATCCTCCGCTACCGCTTCTGA
- a CDS encoding M24 family metallopeptidase, which yields MTSEDLYPVSRLAAVQEATAKAGLDALLLTPGPDLRYVSGYEALPLERLTCLVVPADGESFMMVPRLELPAAQASPAARLGLDFVAWDETDDPYGVVTSRLGRVAKVGLADRMWAMASLRFRAAMPEAEQVLAGSVLRELRMRKSPAEVAALREAGAAIDAVHRQVPGFLRAGRTEREVGKDIHDAILAAGHSTVDFVIVASGPNGASPHHELSDRVIQAGEPVVVDIGGQLHNGYCSDSTRTYCVGEPPADFAAYYEVLRRAQDAACAAVRPGVTCESIDAAARSVIEEAGYGEYFIHRTGHGIGIETHEEPYIVAGNTELMEPGFAFSVEPGIYLPGRHGARIEDIVVCTQDGGERMNITTRELVIV from the coding sequence GTGACGTCCGAAGATCTGTATCCCGTTTCCCGCCTCGCCGCCGTCCAGGAGGCCACCGCCAAGGCGGGCCTCGACGCGCTCCTGCTCACGCCCGGCCCCGATCTGCGCTACGTGAGCGGTTACGAGGCGCTGCCGCTCGAGCGGCTGACCTGCCTGGTGGTGCCCGCCGACGGCGAGTCCTTCATGATGGTGCCACGTCTCGAGCTCCCGGCGGCGCAGGCCTCGCCGGCCGCGCGGCTCGGCCTCGACTTCGTCGCCTGGGACGAGACCGACGATCCGTACGGCGTGGTCACAAGCCGCCTGGGCCGCGTCGCCAAGGTGGGCCTGGCAGACCGCATGTGGGCGATGGCCTCGCTGCGCTTCCGTGCCGCCATGCCCGAGGCCGAGCAGGTGCTCGCCGGGTCGGTGCTGCGCGAGCTGCGCATGCGCAAGTCGCCCGCCGAGGTCGCCGCGCTGCGCGAGGCGGGGGCGGCGATCGACGCCGTGCACCGGCAGGTGCCCGGCTTCCTCAGGGCCGGACGCACCGAGCGGGAGGTCGGCAAGGACATCCACGACGCGATCCTCGCCGCCGGGCACTCCACGGTCGACTTCGTCATCGTCGCCTCGGGCCCGAACGGCGCCAGCCCGCACCACGAGCTCTCCGACCGGGTCATCCAGGCCGGCGAGCCGGTGGTCGTCGACATCGGCGGCCAGCTGCACAACGGCTACTGCTCCGACTCCACCCGCACCTACTGCGTGGGCGAGCCGCCCGCCGACTTCGCCGCCTACTACGAGGTGCTGCGCCGCGCCCAGGACGCCGCCTGCGCGGCGGTACGGCCCGGCGTGACGTGCGAGTCGATCGACGCGGCGGCCCGATCGGTGATCGAGGAGGCGGGGTACGGCGAGTACTTCATCCACCGTACGGGTCACGGCATCGGCATCGAGACGCACGAGGAGCCGTACATCGTGGCCGGCAACACCGAGCTGATGGAGCCGGGGTTCGCCTTCTCGGTCGAGCCGGGGATCTACCTGCCGGGGCGGCACGGGGCCAGGATCGAGGACATCGTGGTGTGCACGCAGGACGGCGGTGAGCGGATGAACATCACTACGCGCGAGCTGGTGATCGTCTAA
- the recQ gene encoding DNA helicase RecQ: protein MTSPERGPQASDVLRRVFGYDSFREGQQEIIDHVVAGGDALVLMPTGGGKSLCYQIPALVRQGTGVVISPLIALMQDQVDALTTAGVRAGFLNSTQEPGERAAMEEAYVAGELDLLYLAPERLRSEQTLRLLAGGSISLFAIDEAHCVAQWGHDFRPDYLALSTLHERWPEVPRIALTATATPETHKEITARLGLERARHFVASFDRPNIQYRIEPKNEPKRQLLRLIRTEHDGEAGIVYCLSRASVEKVAAFLQENGVGALPYHAGLDARTRAAHQARFLREDGMVMVATIAFGMGIDKPDVRFVAHLDLPKSVEGYYQETGRAGRDGQPATAWLAYGLQDVVQQRRMIDTSEGDDAHRRRQAAHLEAMLALCETAACRRVRLLAYFGQDGEPCGNCDTCLNPPETWDGTVAAQKLMSTVVRLQRERGQRFGAGQLIDILLGKQTEKVLQFDHASLTVFGIGTELRETQWRGVVRQLLAMGLLAVEGDYGTLVLTEASAGVLRGERPVLLRHDPVAKKADKPAKAARQSAVAELPEAAQPVFELLRAWRGATAKEQGVPAYVIFHDATLREIASSRPSTLAELAGVSGVGESKLAKYGEQVLAALAEAPE from the coding sequence GTGACTTCCCCCGAGCGCGGTCCCCAGGCAAGCGACGTGCTGCGGCGCGTCTTCGGCTACGACTCCTTCAGGGAGGGGCAGCAGGAGATCATCGACCACGTCGTCGCCGGTGGCGACGCGCTCGTGCTCATGCCGACCGGCGGCGGCAAATCCCTGTGCTACCAGATCCCCGCTCTGGTACGGCAGGGCACGGGCGTGGTGATCTCACCGCTGATCGCGCTCATGCAGGACCAGGTCGACGCGCTGACCACGGCGGGCGTCAGGGCGGGCTTCCTCAACTCCACGCAGGAGCCCGGCGAGCGCGCCGCCATGGAGGAGGCCTATGTGGCGGGCGAGCTCGACCTGCTCTACCTCGCACCCGAACGGCTGCGCTCGGAGCAGACGCTGCGCCTGCTGGCCGGGGGCTCGATCTCGCTGTTCGCGATCGACGAGGCGCACTGCGTGGCGCAGTGGGGCCACGACTTCAGGCCCGACTACCTCGCGCTGTCCACCCTGCACGAGCGCTGGCCCGAGGTGCCGCGCATCGCGCTGACCGCGACCGCCACCCCCGAGACGCACAAGGAGATCACCGCCAGGCTGGGCCTGGAGCGGGCCAGGCACTTCGTGGCCAGCTTCGACCGGCCCAACATCCAGTACCGCATCGAGCCGAAGAACGAGCCCAAGCGGCAGCTGCTGCGGCTGATCCGCACCGAGCACGACGGGGAGGCGGGCATCGTCTACTGCCTCTCCCGCGCCTCGGTGGAGAAGGTCGCCGCGTTCCTGCAGGAGAACGGCGTGGGGGCGCTGCCGTACCACGCGGGTCTCGACGCGCGCACGCGCGCCGCGCACCAGGCCCGCTTCCTGCGGGAGGACGGCATGGTCATGGTCGCCACCATCGCCTTCGGCATGGGCATCGACAAGCCCGACGTGCGCTTCGTCGCCCACCTCGACCTGCCCAAGTCCGTGGAGGGCTACTACCAGGAGACGGGCAGGGCGGGGCGCGACGGGCAGCCGGCCACCGCCTGGCTCGCCTACGGCCTCCAGGACGTCGTCCAGCAGCGCCGCATGATCGACACCTCCGAGGGCGACGACGCCCACCGGCGGCGGCAGGCCGCCCACCTCGAGGCGATGCTCGCGCTGTGCGAGACGGCCGCGTGCCGCAGGGTGCGGCTGCTGGCCTACTTCGGGCAGGACGGCGAGCCGTGCGGCAACTGCGACACCTGCCTCAACCCGCCGGAGACCTGGGACGGCACGGTCGCCGCCCAGAAGCTGATGTCGACCGTGGTGCGCCTCCAGCGCGAGCGGGGGCAGCGGTTCGGCGCCGGGCAGCTGATCGACATCCTGCTCGGCAAGCAGACCGAGAAGGTGCTGCAGTTCGACCACGCCTCGCTGACCGTGTTCGGCATCGGCACCGAGCTGCGCGAGACCCAGTGGCGCGGCGTGGTGCGGCAGCTGCTCGCCATGGGACTGCTGGCCGTGGAGGGCGACTACGGCACGCTCGTGCTCACCGAGGCGAGCGCCGGCGTGCTCAGGGGAGAGCGCCCGGTGCTGCTCAGACACGACCCGGTGGCCAAGAAGGCTGACAAGCCGGCGAAGGCCGCCCGGCAGAGCGCGGTGGCCGAGCTGCCCGAGGCGGCGCAACCGGTTTTCGAGCTGCTGCGCGCGTGGCGGGGCGCGACGGCGAAGGAGCAGGGCGTACCGGCCTACGTCATCTTCCACGACGCGACGCTGCGCGAGATCGCGTCCAGCCGGCCCTCGACGCTGGCCGAGCTGGCGGGGGTGTCGGGGGTGGGGGAGAGCAAGCTGGCGAAGTACGGCGAGCAGGTACTGGCCGCCCTCGCCGAGGCTCCCGAGTAA
- a CDS encoding acyl-CoA dehydrogenase family protein has product MTVERALPTPEAHDLIDLTRDLIAKEVTPRAAGDESAGRFPREVFTTLGATGLLGLPYPSEYGGADQPYEVYLQVVEELAAGWLAVGLGLSVHTLSCFPAAAFGTDEQRTELLPDMVGGELLGAYCLSEPASGSDAAALATRAVPGPDGYTVDGVKAWITHGGVADFYMLMARTGEQGARGISCLRVPAGTEGLSFGPPEHKMGMRSSPTAQVRFDAVRLPASALVGAEGEGFRIAMAALDGGRLGIAACAVGVAQAAFDAATSYAKERRQFGSRIVDFQGIGFMLADMATQIAAARALYLEAARLRDAGRPYGQQAAMAKLFATDMCMKVTTDAVQVLGGYGYVEDFPVERYMREAKVLQIVEGTNQIQRLVISRALAKG; this is encoded by the coding sequence ATGACCGTAGAGCGTGCCCTGCCCACCCCCGAGGCGCACGACCTGATCGACCTGACCCGAGACCTGATCGCCAAGGAGGTCACGCCGCGCGCGGCGGGCGACGAGTCGGCGGGGCGCTTCCCGCGCGAGGTCTTCACCACCCTGGGCGCCACGGGGCTGCTCGGCCTGCCGTACCCCTCCGAGTACGGCGGCGCCGACCAGCCGTACGAGGTGTACCTGCAGGTGGTGGAGGAGCTGGCGGCCGGCTGGCTGGCCGTCGGGCTCGGCCTCTCTGTGCACACGCTGTCGTGCTTCCCCGCGGCGGCCTTCGGGACGGACGAGCAGCGCACGGAGCTGCTGCCCGACATGGTCGGCGGCGAGCTGCTCGGCGCCTACTGCCTGTCCGAGCCCGCCTCCGGCTCCGACGCCGCCGCGCTGGCCACCCGCGCCGTCCCCGGCCCCGACGGCTACACCGTCGACGGCGTCAAGGCGTGGATCACCCACGGTGGCGTGGCCGACTTCTACATGCTCATGGCGCGCACCGGCGAGCAGGGCGCGCGCGGCATCTCCTGCCTGCGCGTGCCCGCAGGGACCGAGGGGCTCTCCTTCGGTCCGCCCGAGCACAAGATGGGCATGCGCTCGTCGCCGACGGCCCAGGTCCGCTTCGACGCCGTACGGCTGCCCGCCTCGGCGCTGGTCGGCGCGGAGGGCGAGGGTTTCCGCATCGCCATGGCCGCCCTCGACGGCGGCCGCCTCGGCATCGCCGCCTGCGCTGTCGGCGTGGCCCAGGCCGCCTTCGACGCCGCCACCTCCTATGCGAAGGAGCGGCGCCAGTTCGGCTCGCGCATCGTCGACTTCCAGGGGATCGGCTTCATGCTGGCCGACATGGCGACCCAGATCGCCGCCGCCCGCGCCCTGTACCTGGAGGCCGCGCGGCTGCGCGACGCGGGCCGGCCGTACGGCCAGCAGGCCGCCATGGCCAAGCTGTTCGCCACGGACATGTGCATGAAGGTGACGACGGACGCGGTGCAGGTGCTGGGCGGCTACGGCTACGTCGAGGACTTCCCCGTCGAGCGGTACATGCGCGAGGCGAAGGTCCTGCAGATCGTGGAGGGCACCAACCAGATCCAGCGCCTGGTCATCAGCCGCGCTCTCGCCAAGGGCTAG
- a CDS encoding PadR family transcriptional regulator: MTKMTEATYFILAALLAEPLHGYGIIKRAGEQSSGRVKLAVGTLYGALDRLTEAGLVAVDREEIVDGRARRYYRITDDGVTAVRAEAVRLQRAAAVVTSQIAVMGA, from the coding sequence ATGACCAAGATGACCGAGGCGACGTACTTCATCCTCGCCGCGCTGCTCGCCGAGCCGCTCCACGGCTACGGGATCATCAAACGGGCCGGCGAGCAGTCGTCGGGCAGGGTGAAGCTGGCGGTCGGCACGCTGTACGGCGCGCTCGACCGCCTGACGGAGGCGGGCCTGGTGGCCGTCGACAGGGAGGAGATCGTCGACGGCCGGGCCCGTCGCTACTACCGGATCACCGACGACGGCGTCACCGCCGTGCGGGCGGAGGCCGTCCGCCTCCAGCGCGCCGCCGCCGTGGTCACGAGCCAGATCGCGGTGATGGGCGCATGA
- a CDS encoding LacI family DNA-binding transcriptional regulator: MGRPTIADIAARVGVSKGAVSFALNGRPGVSEETRARILRVAEEMKWRPHSAARALGGARAEAAGLVIARPARTIGVEPFFAHLLSGLQAGLSAGAVALHLLVVEDTAAEIEVYRRWASEGRVDGFILVDLQVRDPRIGVIEELGVPAVVLGGPGPHGSLSSVWADDREAMLSIADYLAALGHTRIAHVSGLPSFRHTQRRVRALRDAARRLALREVVSLPTDFSDAQGAAATRTLLSRRERPTAIVYDSDVMAVAGLGVAAEMGVPVPGELSIVAFDDSVLTQIVHPSLTALSRDTFALGRRVAQTLLEAIADPATPVNVRTPTPLLTVRESTSTAKSI, encoded by the coding sequence GTGGGGCGACCGACTATTGCCGACATCGCCGCGAGGGTCGGGGTGTCCAAGGGCGCGGTCAGCTTCGCGCTCAACGGCCGCCCCGGCGTGAGCGAGGAGACCAGGGCGCGCATCCTGCGGGTGGCCGAGGAGATGAAGTGGCGCCCGCACAGCGCGGCCAGGGCTCTCGGCGGGGCCAGGGCCGAGGCGGCGGGGCTGGTCATCGCCAGGCCCGCGAGGACCATCGGCGTCGAGCCGTTCTTCGCCCACCTGCTGTCGGGCCTGCAGGCGGGGCTGTCGGCCGGCGCGGTGGCGTTGCATCTGCTGGTCGTGGAGGACACCGCCGCCGAGATCGAGGTCTACCGGCGCTGGGCCTCGGAGGGCCGCGTCGACGGCTTCATCCTGGTCGACCTGCAGGTGCGCGACCCCCGCATCGGGGTGATCGAGGAGCTCGGCGTGCCGGCCGTGGTGCTCGGCGGGCCGGGCCCGCACGGCTCGCTGTCCAGCGTCTGGGCCGACGACAGGGAGGCGATGCTGTCCATCGCCGACTATCTGGCCGCGCTCGGCCACACCAGGATCGCGCACGTGTCGGGGCTGCCCTCCTTCCGCCACACCCAGCGGCGCGTCAGGGCGCTGCGCGACGCGGCCCGCAGGCTCGCCCTGCGCGAGGTGGTGTCGCTGCCGACCGACTTCAGCGACGCCCAGGGCGCCGCCGCGACGAGGACGCTGCTGTCGCGCAGGGAGCGGCCCACCGCGATCGTCTACGACAGCGACGTGATGGCGGTGGCCGGTCTCGGCGTGGCGGCCGAGATGGGGGTGCCCGTGCCGGGCGAGCTGTCGATCGTGGCCTTCGACGACTCGGTGCTGACCCAGATCGTGCACCCGTCGCTCACCGCGCTGTCGCGCGACACGTTCGCGCTGGGCAGGCGGGTGGCGCAGACGCTGCTGGAGGCGATCGCCGACCCGGCCACGCCGGTGAACGTCAGGACCCCGACACCCCTGCTGACCGTCAGGGAGAGCACCTCGACCGCTAAATCGATTTAG
- a CDS encoding winged helix-turn-helix transcriptional regulator, which yields MTFDPCPVTPVAELVFAKWTTQVLWTLGHHGRTRFTELQRLVPAITPKVLAQRLRQMERDGLVVRTYHAEVPPRVDYEMTPLARTLLPVFQTLVEWSETHLGEVARAREAYDAAL from the coding sequence ATGACCTTCGATCCCTGCCCGGTGACGCCGGTGGCCGAGCTGGTGTTCGCCAAGTGGACGACGCAGGTGCTCTGGACCCTCGGCCACCACGGGCGGACCCGGTTCACCGAGCTGCAGCGGCTGGTCCCGGCGATCACCCCCAAGGTGCTGGCCCAGCGGCTGCGCCAGATGGAGCGCGACGGCCTCGTCGTCCGCACCTACCACGCCGAGGTGCCGCCCAGGGTGGACTACGAGATGACCCCGCTGGCCCGCACCCTGCTGCCGGTCTTCCAGACGCTCGTCGAGTGGTCCGAGACCCACCTCGGCGAGGTCGCCAGGGCGCGGGAGGCCTACGACGCGGCCCTCTAG
- a CDS encoding serine/threonine-protein kinase, translated as MLDRYRLLARVGRGGMGVVWRAHDSLLRRDVAIKVLVSGNDRAVLREARAAARLTHPSIVTVYDVAPSGDNLWIVMELVHESVTLSEMVSRLGPLPAPVVTRIARSLLSALSHAHDKGVLHRDVNPHNVLLASDRVVLIDFGIAAPVGRASSAVAGTPGYIAPERYGGGPHTAAADLWSLGATLYTAMESRPPCVAPDPTADPGPSGLLGRVVGGLLTDDPYSRLSARAALSALASAKDPV; from the coding sequence GTGCTGGACCGATACCGCCTTCTCGCCAGGGTCGGCAGGGGCGGGATGGGGGTCGTGTGGCGCGCCCACGACTCGCTGCTCAGGCGTGACGTCGCGATCAAGGTGCTGGTCTCGGGCAACGACAGGGCCGTCCTGCGCGAGGCGCGCGCGGCGGCGCGGCTCACCCATCCGAGCATCGTGACCGTGTACGACGTGGCGCCGAGCGGCGACAATCTCTGGATCGTCATGGAGCTCGTGCACGAGTCTGTGACGCTCTCGGAGATGGTCAGCAGGCTCGGTCCGCTGCCCGCGCCGGTCGTCACGAGGATCGCCCGGAGCCTGCTGTCGGCCCTCTCGCACGCGCACGACAAGGGCGTGCTGCACCGCGACGTCAATCCGCACAACGTGCTGCTGGCCTCCGACCGGGTGGTGCTGATCGACTTCGGCATCGCAGCGCCGGTGGGGCGGGCCTCCTCGGCGGTGGCGGGCACGCCGGGCTACATCGCGCCCGAACGCTACGGCGGCGGGCCGCACACCGCCGCGGCCGATCTGTGGTCGCTCGGGGCCACGCTGTACACCGCGATGGAGAGCCGTCCGCCGTGCGTCGCGCCCGATCCGACCGCGGATCCGGGCCCTTCGGGGCTGCTGGGCCGGGTGGTGGGCGGGCTGCTCACCGACGATCCCTACTCCAGGCTGTCGGCGAGGGCCGCGCTGTCGGCGCTGGCCTCGGCCAAGGACCCGGTCTAG
- a CDS encoding luciferase family protein, translating to MITDTRRRGPRPATRPTTPHQQLDQTAPARLQEELWLRMAALPGVRTGRSGISLPDTRALHLTAASGPADAYLIGAEFAHLHGARDGSLHLSLPEAGVRQAIERGWAEPHPAVAMGLVPPTIVMVYGPRDDEELEVVWGLVQDSHAFATGSLRSGSGGSGPRP from the coding sequence ATGATCACAGACACCCGGAGACGGGGACCCCGTCCCGCCACCCGGCCGACGACGCCGCACCAGCAGCTCGACCAGACCGCGCCCGCGCGGCTGCAGGAGGAGCTGTGGCTCAGGATGGCCGCCCTGCCCGGCGTCCGCACCGGCCGCAGCGGCATCTCGCTGCCCGACACCCGCGCCCTCCACCTGACCGCCGCGTCCGGGCCCGCGGACGCGTACCTCATCGGCGCCGAGTTCGCCCACCTGCACGGCGCGCGCGACGGCAGCCTGCACCTGTCGCTGCCCGAGGCCGGCGTCCGGCAGGCGATCGAGCGCGGCTGGGCCGAGCCGCACCCCGCCGTGGCCATGGGCCTGGTCCCGCCCACGATCGTCATGGTGTACGGCCCGCGCGACGACGAGGAGCTGGAGGTCGTCTGGGGCCTCGTCCAGGACTCCCACGCCTTCGCCACGGGATCGCTCAGAAGCGGTAGCGGAGGATCCGGCCCACGTCCCTGA